One window of Colius striatus isolate bColStr4 chromosome 16, bColStr4.1.hap1, whole genome shotgun sequence genomic DNA carries:
- the NCOA5 gene encoding nuclear receptor coactivator 5 isoform X4 encodes MRDARDHRDPRDMRDPRDMRDPRDLRDPRDIRDLRDPREPLYDRYRDPRDMRDPRDVRDPRDMRDPRDPLYRRDEAYDRYLRLEDYYRRKDDSYYDRYKEHFDRAPGGSEERLKREERRREELYRQYYEEIKRRFDAERPVDCSVIVVNKQTKEYAESVGRKVRDLGMVVDLIFLNTEMSLTQALDDVSRGGSPFAIVITQQHQVHHSCTVNIMFGTPQEHRNMPQDDAMMLVARNYERYKTESREKEREEIARQAAKMADEAVLQERERPPPMEEGVRGGHPPGIQTLLNLLADNRYLTAEETDKVINYLRERKERLLRGSTDSLQASMSRQPLGAPSGSSLGSQSSLPSSQAHQGSQPLVSAPSVPVSSSNPQQELQAKILSLFNSGAAAAVVANSSSAAPAGTSGSTPGQNFANMASGQARPAQMSAGNLNQAQQRLQTPSTQLPALQGPSRNVGPRPGAPPQAQSLYGQHQNRLPAPGNVPAQRPVSSGINFDNPSVQKALDTLIQSGPALSHLVSQTVAQGRAGSSAQQPLGSYQRHY; translated from the exons ATGCGTGATGCCAGAGACCACAGGGACCCGCGGGACATGCGAGACCCACGGGATATGCGGGATCCCAGGGACTTGCGGGACCCTCGTGACATCAGAGATCTTCGTGACCCGCGGGAGCCGCTCTACGATCGGTACAGGGACCCGCGGGACATGAGGGATCCGCGAGATGTGAGGGATCCACGGGATATGAGAGACCCTCGGGACCCTTTGTACAG ACGAGACGAAGCCTACGACCGGTACCTTCGCCTGGAGGACTACTATCGGCGCAAGGACGACTCCTACTATGACCGGTACAAGGAACACTTTGACAGAGCCCCAGGGGGTTCAGAAG AGCGGCTGAAGCGCGAGGAGCGGCGCCGGGAGGAGCTGTACCGGCAGTACTACGAGGAGATCAAGAGACGCTTTGATGCAGAGAGACCTGTGGATTGTTCTGTCATAGTGGTGAATAAACAGACCAA GGAGTATGCGGAGTCAGTGGGGCGGAAGGTGCGGGATCTGGGCATGGTAGTGGACCTGATCTTCCTCAACACAGAGATGTCACTGACGCAAGCCCTGGACGATGTGAGCAGAGGAGGGTCTCCTTTTGCCATTGTCATCACCCAGCAGCATCAAGTTCACCACTCTTGCACTGTTAACATCATGTTTGGCACCCCACAAG AGCACCGGAACATGCCCCAGGACGATGCCATGATGCTGGTGGCGCGGAATTACGAGCGCTACAAGACTGAGTCTCGGGAGAAGGAGCGTGAGGAGATCGCCCGGCAGGCGGCCAAGATGGCAGATGAGGCCGTTCTGCAGGAGCGGGAGCGCCCACCCCCCATGGAGGAGGGGGTCAGGGGAGGGCACCCCCCGGGCATTCAGACGCTGCTGAACCTGCTGGCAGACAATCGCTATCTCACTGCCGAGGAGACCGATAAAGTCATCAACTACTTGAGGGAGCGGAAGGAACGGTTACTGAGGGGAAGCACCGACTCTCTGCAGG cATCCATGTCCAGACAGCCTTTGGGGGCACCTTCAGGATCATCCCTGGGTAGTCAGTCCAGCCTTCCAAGCTCTCAGGCTCATCAGGGTTCCCAGCCTCTGGTCTCTGCTCCTTCTGTCCCAGTGTCCTCTTCTAATCCTCAACAGGAGCTTCAAGCAAAAATCCTCAGTCTCTTCAACAGCGGGGCAGCAGCGGCTGTGGTggcaaacagcagctctgcagccccagcaggcaCCTCGGGCAGCACTCCTGGCCAGAACTTTGCCAACATGGCCAGTGGGCAGGCCCGACCAGCACAGATGAGCGCTGGAAATCTGAACCAGGCTCAGCAGAGATTGCAGACTCCAAGCACGCAGCTTCCTGCTCTCCAAGGCCCGTCCAGAAATGTGGGTCCAAGACCTGGAGCTCCTCCACAGGCTCAGTCCCTGTATGGTCAGCACCAGAACCGCCTCCCTGCGCCTGGCAATGTCCCTGCTCAAAGGCCAGTATCTTCTGGTATCAACTTTGACAACCCTAGTGTACAGAAAGCCTTGGACACCCTTATCCAGAGTGGTCCTGCACTCTCCCACCTGGTGAGCCAAACGGTGGCCCAGGGGCGAGCGGGGTCCTCagcccagcagcctctgggTTCCTACCAGCGGCACTATTAG
- the NCOA5 gene encoding nuclear receptor coactivator 5 isoform X1 produces MARGRKSNSIKQSDFTNSTNPQDLERRLFVGNLPTDHMTREEMEEIFSKYGRIRALSMYRGYGFVQYDRLEDVQAALDGEKGRLYKGYRLDIKKAVERRNMSKASSRSSPARREPYAYGDGRDARRDRSPLRGSPRRDPRDGRNGRESRDARDIRARDMRDARDHRDPRDMRDPRDMRDPRDLRDPRDIRDLRDPREPLYDRYRDPRDMRDPRDVRDPRDMRDPRDPLYRRDEAYDRYLRLEDYYRRKDDSYYDRYKEHFDRAPGGSEERLKREERRREELYRQYYEEIKRRFDAERPVDCSVIVVNKQTKEYAESVGRKVRDLGMVVDLIFLNTEMSLTQALDDVSRGGSPFAIVITQQHQVHHSCTVNIMFGTPQEHRNMPQDDAMMLVARNYERYKTESREKEREEIARQAAKMADEAVLQERERPPPMEEGVRGGHPPGIQTLLNLLADNRYLTAEETDKVINYLRERKERLLRGSTDSLQASMSRQPLGAPSGSSLGSQSSLPSSQAHQGSQPLVSAPSVPVSSSNPQQELQAKILSLFNSGAAAAVVANSSSAAPAGTSGSTPGQNFANMASGQARPAQMSAGNLNQAQQRLQTPSTQLPALQGPSRNVGPRPGAPPQAQSLYGQHQNRLPAPGNVPAQRPVSSGINFDNPSVQKALDTLIQSGPALSHLVSQTVAQGRAGSSAQQPLGSYQRHY; encoded by the exons ATGGCTCGAGGACGCAAGAGCAATAGCATCAAACAGAGCGACTTCACTAACAGCACCAACCCTCAGGATTTAGAGAGAAGACTTTTTGTCGGCAATTTGCCCACAGACCACATGACTCGTGAAGAAATGGAAgagatattttcaaaatatggCAGAATCAGGG CCCTCAGCATGTACCGTGGCTATGGGTTCGTGCAGTATGACCGTCTAGAAGATGTCCAGGCCGCTCTGGACGGTGAGAAGGGTCGTCTTTATAAAGGGTATAGATTAG ATATTAAGAAAGCagtggaaagaagaaatatgaGTAAGGCTTCATCAAGGTCCAGTCCGGCACGCAG AGAGCCGTATGCCTACGGAGATGGCCGGGACGCCAGGCGTGACCGCTCCCCTCTCCGCGGGAGCCCCCGGAGAGACCCCAGGGATGGCAGAAACGGGCGAGAGTCCAGAGACGCTCGGGACATTCGAGCCAGAGACATGCGTGATGCCAGAGACCACAGGGACCCGCGGGACATGCGAGACCCACGGGATATGCGGGATCCCAGGGACTTGCGGGACCCTCGTGACATCAGAGATCTTCGTGACCCGCGGGAGCCGCTCTACGATCGGTACAGGGACCCGCGGGACATGAGGGATCCGCGAGATGTGAGGGATCCACGGGATATGAGAGACCCTCGGGACCCTTTGTACAG ACGAGACGAAGCCTACGACCGGTACCTTCGCCTGGAGGACTACTATCGGCGCAAGGACGACTCCTACTATGACCGGTACAAGGAACACTTTGACAGAGCCCCAGGGGGTTCAGAAG AGCGGCTGAAGCGCGAGGAGCGGCGCCGGGAGGAGCTGTACCGGCAGTACTACGAGGAGATCAAGAGACGCTTTGATGCAGAGAGACCTGTGGATTGTTCTGTCATAGTGGTGAATAAACAGACCAA GGAGTATGCGGAGTCAGTGGGGCGGAAGGTGCGGGATCTGGGCATGGTAGTGGACCTGATCTTCCTCAACACAGAGATGTCACTGACGCAAGCCCTGGACGATGTGAGCAGAGGAGGGTCTCCTTTTGCCATTGTCATCACCCAGCAGCATCAAGTTCACCACTCTTGCACTGTTAACATCATGTTTGGCACCCCACAAG AGCACCGGAACATGCCCCAGGACGATGCCATGATGCTGGTGGCGCGGAATTACGAGCGCTACAAGACTGAGTCTCGGGAGAAGGAGCGTGAGGAGATCGCCCGGCAGGCGGCCAAGATGGCAGATGAGGCCGTTCTGCAGGAGCGGGAGCGCCCACCCCCCATGGAGGAGGGGGTCAGGGGAGGGCACCCCCCGGGCATTCAGACGCTGCTGAACCTGCTGGCAGACAATCGCTATCTCACTGCCGAGGAGACCGATAAAGTCATCAACTACTTGAGGGAGCGGAAGGAACGGTTACTGAGGGGAAGCACCGACTCTCTGCAGG cATCCATGTCCAGACAGCCTTTGGGGGCACCTTCAGGATCATCCCTGGGTAGTCAGTCCAGCCTTCCAAGCTCTCAGGCTCATCAGGGTTCCCAGCCTCTGGTCTCTGCTCCTTCTGTCCCAGTGTCCTCTTCTAATCCTCAACAGGAGCTTCAAGCAAAAATCCTCAGTCTCTTCAACAGCGGGGCAGCAGCGGCTGTGGTggcaaacagcagctctgcagccccagcaggcaCCTCGGGCAGCACTCCTGGCCAGAACTTTGCCAACATGGCCAGTGGGCAGGCCCGACCAGCACAGATGAGCGCTGGAAATCTGAACCAGGCTCAGCAGAGATTGCAGACTCCAAGCACGCAGCTTCCTGCTCTCCAAGGCCCGTCCAGAAATGTGGGTCCAAGACCTGGAGCTCCTCCACAGGCTCAGTCCCTGTATGGTCAGCACCAGAACCGCCTCCCTGCGCCTGGCAATGTCCCTGCTCAAAGGCCAGTATCTTCTGGTATCAACTTTGACAACCCTAGTGTACAGAAAGCCTTGGACACCCTTATCCAGAGTGGTCCTGCACTCTCCCACCTGGTGAGCCAAACGGTGGCCCAGGGGCGAGCGGGGTCCTCagcccagcagcctctgggTTCCTACCAGCGGCACTATTAG
- the CD40 gene encoding tumor necrosis factor receptor superfamily member 5 — MKRLGLVGLLGAALLGCWEPGDAVTCFDKQYEHKGRCCNRCQPGEKLVSECNGTEHSVCTRCESGHYQQSWTKERHCAPHDICEDNAGLVVKTQGNTTHNTVCQCQSGMHCSDRSCQTCVENQPCQLGFGFVAAKAIAQMSSPCEPCAEGTFSNISSKTEPCHPWTSCEEKGLVVKVKGTNTSDVICESGRRSSISVLIPITAAVITCFVGLCLYCLVRRDSRRRVEMEIEAGKPGENLNQRPEETDDLPVQETLLGGQPVAQEDGKESRISEQERL, encoded by the exons ATGAAgcggctggggctggtggggctGCTGGGCGCCGCGCTGCTGGGG TGCTGGGAGCCTGGCGATGCTGTAACGTGCTTTGATAAGCAGTATGAACACAAGGGCAGGTGCTGCAACCGGTGTCAGCCAG GGGAAAAGCTGGTTTCCGAATGCAATGGCACAGAACACTCTGTCTGCACCCGCTGTGAGAGTGGACACTACCAGCAGAGCTGGACCAAGGAGAGACACTGTGCCCCACACGATATCTGTGAAGACA aCGCCGGCCTTGTTGTGAAGACACAAGGAAACACAACACACAACACAGTGTGCCAGTGCCAGTCTGGCATGCACTGTTCTGATAGAAGCTGCCAGACCTGTGTGGAGAACCAGCCCTGCCAGCTTGGCTTTGGCTTTGTGGCAG CCAAGGCCATCGCCCAGATGTCATCCCCCTGCGAGCCCTGTGCTGAAGGCACCTTCTCCAACATCTCTTCCAAAACTGAGCCGTGCCATCCCTGGACAAG CTGTGAGGAAAAAGGGCTGGTGGTAAAGGTGAAAGGGACAAACACCTCGGATGTGATCTGTG AGTCGGGCAGACGCTCCTCGATCTCAGTGCTGATCCCCATCACGGCCGCGGTTATCACATGCTTCGTGGGCCTCTGCCTCTACTGCCTGGTCCGCAGAG ATTCCAGGCGACGGGTGGAGATGGAG ATAGAGGCCGGGAAGCCTGGAGAGAATCTGAACCAGCGGCCTGAGGAGACAGACGACTTACCCGTGCAGGAGACCCTGCTTGGGGGCCAGCCTGTGGCCCAGGAGGATGGCAAGGAGAGCCGCATATCAGAGCAGGAGAGGCTGTGA
- the NCOA5 gene encoding nuclear receptor coactivator 5 isoform X2, translated as MSSCSSSLLYVLHLPAQGQMHLQRPARGHRPRKCIGHTGGGSCCRCTQCWHEDPRKCKDPCKDVSSTPIFGLCREPYAYGDGRDARRDRSPLRGSPRRDPRDGRNGRESRDARDIRARDMRDARDHRDPRDMRDPRDMRDPRDLRDPRDIRDLRDPREPLYDRYRDPRDMRDPRDVRDPRDMRDPRDPLYRRDEAYDRYLRLEDYYRRKDDSYYDRYKEHFDRAPGGSEERLKREERRREELYRQYYEEIKRRFDAERPVDCSVIVVNKQTKEYAESVGRKVRDLGMVVDLIFLNTEMSLTQALDDVSRGGSPFAIVITQQHQVHHSCTVNIMFGTPQEHRNMPQDDAMMLVARNYERYKTESREKEREEIARQAAKMADEAVLQERERPPPMEEGVRGGHPPGIQTLLNLLADNRYLTAEETDKVINYLRERKERLLRGSTDSLQASMSRQPLGAPSGSSLGSQSSLPSSQAHQGSQPLVSAPSVPVSSSNPQQELQAKILSLFNSGAAAAVVANSSSAAPAGTSGSTPGQNFANMASGQARPAQMSAGNLNQAQQRLQTPSTQLPALQGPSRNVGPRPGAPPQAQSLYGQHQNRLPAPGNVPAQRPVSSGINFDNPSVQKALDTLIQSGPALSHLVSQTVAQGRAGSSAQQPLGSYQRHY; from the exons ATGAGTAGCTGCAGTTCAAGTCTTTTGTACGTGCTGCACTTACCTGCACAGGGCCAAATGCACTTGCAGAGACCAGCACGTGGGCATCGGCCCAGGAAATGCATTGGGCACACAGGTGGGGGTTCCTGTTGCAGATGTACTCAGTGCTGGCATGAGGACCCCAGGAAATGCAAGGACCCCTGCAAGGATGTGAGCAGCACACCCATCTTTGGCCTCTGCAG AGAGCCGTATGCCTACGGAGATGGCCGGGACGCCAGGCGTGACCGCTCCCCTCTCCGCGGGAGCCCCCGGAGAGACCCCAGGGATGGCAGAAACGGGCGAGAGTCCAGAGACGCTCGGGACATTCGAGCCAGAGACATGCGTGATGCCAGAGACCACAGGGACCCGCGGGACATGCGAGACCCACGGGATATGCGGGATCCCAGGGACTTGCGGGACCCTCGTGACATCAGAGATCTTCGTGACCCGCGGGAGCCGCTCTACGATCGGTACAGGGACCCGCGGGACATGAGGGATCCGCGAGATGTGAGGGATCCACGGGATATGAGAGACCCTCGGGACCCTTTGTACAG ACGAGACGAAGCCTACGACCGGTACCTTCGCCTGGAGGACTACTATCGGCGCAAGGACGACTCCTACTATGACCGGTACAAGGAACACTTTGACAGAGCCCCAGGGGGTTCAGAAG AGCGGCTGAAGCGCGAGGAGCGGCGCCGGGAGGAGCTGTACCGGCAGTACTACGAGGAGATCAAGAGACGCTTTGATGCAGAGAGACCTGTGGATTGTTCTGTCATAGTGGTGAATAAACAGACCAA GGAGTATGCGGAGTCAGTGGGGCGGAAGGTGCGGGATCTGGGCATGGTAGTGGACCTGATCTTCCTCAACACAGAGATGTCACTGACGCAAGCCCTGGACGATGTGAGCAGAGGAGGGTCTCCTTTTGCCATTGTCATCACCCAGCAGCATCAAGTTCACCACTCTTGCACTGTTAACATCATGTTTGGCACCCCACAAG AGCACCGGAACATGCCCCAGGACGATGCCATGATGCTGGTGGCGCGGAATTACGAGCGCTACAAGACTGAGTCTCGGGAGAAGGAGCGTGAGGAGATCGCCCGGCAGGCGGCCAAGATGGCAGATGAGGCCGTTCTGCAGGAGCGGGAGCGCCCACCCCCCATGGAGGAGGGGGTCAGGGGAGGGCACCCCCCGGGCATTCAGACGCTGCTGAACCTGCTGGCAGACAATCGCTATCTCACTGCCGAGGAGACCGATAAAGTCATCAACTACTTGAGGGAGCGGAAGGAACGGTTACTGAGGGGAAGCACCGACTCTCTGCAGG cATCCATGTCCAGACAGCCTTTGGGGGCACCTTCAGGATCATCCCTGGGTAGTCAGTCCAGCCTTCCAAGCTCTCAGGCTCATCAGGGTTCCCAGCCTCTGGTCTCTGCTCCTTCTGTCCCAGTGTCCTCTTCTAATCCTCAACAGGAGCTTCAAGCAAAAATCCTCAGTCTCTTCAACAGCGGGGCAGCAGCGGCTGTGGTggcaaacagcagctctgcagccccagcaggcaCCTCGGGCAGCACTCCTGGCCAGAACTTTGCCAACATGGCCAGTGGGCAGGCCCGACCAGCACAGATGAGCGCTGGAAATCTGAACCAGGCTCAGCAGAGATTGCAGACTCCAAGCACGCAGCTTCCTGCTCTCCAAGGCCCGTCCAGAAATGTGGGTCCAAGACCTGGAGCTCCTCCACAGGCTCAGTCCCTGTATGGTCAGCACCAGAACCGCCTCCCTGCGCCTGGCAATGTCCCTGCTCAAAGGCCAGTATCTTCTGGTATCAACTTTGACAACCCTAGTGTACAGAAAGCCTTGGACACCCTTATCCAGAGTGGTCCTGCACTCTCCCACCTGGTGAGCCAAACGGTGGCCCAGGGGCGAGCGGGGTCCTCagcccagcagcctctgggTTCCTACCAGCGGCACTATTAG
- the NCOA5 gene encoding nuclear receptor coactivator 5 isoform X3, producing MSKASSRSSPARREPYAYGDGRDARRDRSPLRGSPRRDPRDGRNGRESRDARDIRARDMRDARDHRDPRDMRDPRDMRDPRDLRDPRDIRDLRDPREPLYDRYRDPRDMRDPRDVRDPRDMRDPRDPLYRRDEAYDRYLRLEDYYRRKDDSYYDRYKEHFDRAPGGSEERLKREERRREELYRQYYEEIKRRFDAERPVDCSVIVVNKQTKEYAESVGRKVRDLGMVVDLIFLNTEMSLTQALDDVSRGGSPFAIVITQQHQVHHSCTVNIMFGTPQEHRNMPQDDAMMLVARNYERYKTESREKEREEIARQAAKMADEAVLQERERPPPMEEGVRGGHPPGIQTLLNLLADNRYLTAEETDKVINYLRERKERLLRGSTDSLQASMSRQPLGAPSGSSLGSQSSLPSSQAHQGSQPLVSAPSVPVSSSNPQQELQAKILSLFNSGAAAAVVANSSSAAPAGTSGSTPGQNFANMASGQARPAQMSAGNLNQAQQRLQTPSTQLPALQGPSRNVGPRPGAPPQAQSLYGQHQNRLPAPGNVPAQRPVSSGINFDNPSVQKALDTLIQSGPALSHLVSQTVAQGRAGSSAQQPLGSYQRHY from the exons atgaGTAAGGCTTCATCAAGGTCCAGTCCGGCACGCAG AGAGCCGTATGCCTACGGAGATGGCCGGGACGCCAGGCGTGACCGCTCCCCTCTCCGCGGGAGCCCCCGGAGAGACCCCAGGGATGGCAGAAACGGGCGAGAGTCCAGAGACGCTCGGGACATTCGAGCCAGAGACATGCGTGATGCCAGAGACCACAGGGACCCGCGGGACATGCGAGACCCACGGGATATGCGGGATCCCAGGGACTTGCGGGACCCTCGTGACATCAGAGATCTTCGTGACCCGCGGGAGCCGCTCTACGATCGGTACAGGGACCCGCGGGACATGAGGGATCCGCGAGATGTGAGGGATCCACGGGATATGAGAGACCCTCGGGACCCTTTGTACAG ACGAGACGAAGCCTACGACCGGTACCTTCGCCTGGAGGACTACTATCGGCGCAAGGACGACTCCTACTATGACCGGTACAAGGAACACTTTGACAGAGCCCCAGGGGGTTCAGAAG AGCGGCTGAAGCGCGAGGAGCGGCGCCGGGAGGAGCTGTACCGGCAGTACTACGAGGAGATCAAGAGACGCTTTGATGCAGAGAGACCTGTGGATTGTTCTGTCATAGTGGTGAATAAACAGACCAA GGAGTATGCGGAGTCAGTGGGGCGGAAGGTGCGGGATCTGGGCATGGTAGTGGACCTGATCTTCCTCAACACAGAGATGTCACTGACGCAAGCCCTGGACGATGTGAGCAGAGGAGGGTCTCCTTTTGCCATTGTCATCACCCAGCAGCATCAAGTTCACCACTCTTGCACTGTTAACATCATGTTTGGCACCCCACAAG AGCACCGGAACATGCCCCAGGACGATGCCATGATGCTGGTGGCGCGGAATTACGAGCGCTACAAGACTGAGTCTCGGGAGAAGGAGCGTGAGGAGATCGCCCGGCAGGCGGCCAAGATGGCAGATGAGGCCGTTCTGCAGGAGCGGGAGCGCCCACCCCCCATGGAGGAGGGGGTCAGGGGAGGGCACCCCCCGGGCATTCAGACGCTGCTGAACCTGCTGGCAGACAATCGCTATCTCACTGCCGAGGAGACCGATAAAGTCATCAACTACTTGAGGGAGCGGAAGGAACGGTTACTGAGGGGAAGCACCGACTCTCTGCAGG cATCCATGTCCAGACAGCCTTTGGGGGCACCTTCAGGATCATCCCTGGGTAGTCAGTCCAGCCTTCCAAGCTCTCAGGCTCATCAGGGTTCCCAGCCTCTGGTCTCTGCTCCTTCTGTCCCAGTGTCCTCTTCTAATCCTCAACAGGAGCTTCAAGCAAAAATCCTCAGTCTCTTCAACAGCGGGGCAGCAGCGGCTGTGGTggcaaacagcagctctgcagccccagcaggcaCCTCGGGCAGCACTCCTGGCCAGAACTTTGCCAACATGGCCAGTGGGCAGGCCCGACCAGCACAGATGAGCGCTGGAAATCTGAACCAGGCTCAGCAGAGATTGCAGACTCCAAGCACGCAGCTTCCTGCTCTCCAAGGCCCGTCCAGAAATGTGGGTCCAAGACCTGGAGCTCCTCCACAGGCTCAGTCCCTGTATGGTCAGCACCAGAACCGCCTCCCTGCGCCTGGCAATGTCCCTGCTCAAAGGCCAGTATCTTCTGGTATCAACTTTGACAACCCTAGTGTACAGAAAGCCTTGGACACCCTTATCCAGAGTGGTCCTGCACTCTCCCACCTGGTGAGCCAAACGGTGGCCCAGGGGCGAGCGGGGTCCTCagcccagcagcctctgggTTCCTACCAGCGGCACTATTAG